CTTCTTCGGGCAAAAGGGGCTCGATGGACAAAAATTTGAGGTTTGGCGAATAAACCACCGGACCAATACGCCCATCTGGTCGTCGGGGTAGATGAGCACGCCTGAGTCCAAGCATTTTGGGGACATTGGGCCCATGCAAATCAACATCAAGGAGCCCCACCATAAAATCCTGCAAGGAAAGCCCTATCGCCAGGTTAACCGCAACCGAACTCTTCCCCACGCCACCTTTGCCTGACATCACCATGATTTTGTGGCGAATCTTGGCAAGCTGCTCCTGAAGCCTGCGATCTTGCTGTTCTAGAATCGCACTACGGTCACTTCCAGGCACATTTGCTACGTTTTCGATCATATAGCTTCCTCCCTTGGTATTTTCTTCGTCTTTAAGCCCTTACGTAACGGAAACCTTCTTCCTGCCATTCAACCAAAGCCCTTATCCCGGCTGGCACAATATAACAGCCTTCAGGGACTTTTTCTTCGGGAACATTAAAAGCCTTCATGGCATTTTTACAAAAGTGTATTTCTCCACCACGAGACTTAAAATCTTCCATAAGGTTTAGCATTTCATCATCTAGCTCGAGCAAAACCGTTATCCCCTGGGCATTTACCAAAACTCGCGCCAGCAATTCTTCGTT
The DNA window shown above is from Thermodesulfatator atlanticus DSM 21156 and carries:
- a CDS encoding DsrE family protein, with the protein product MPLKLVIHVPESTRYKVALKMGINFLKTKAQNEELLARVLVNAQGITVLLELDDEMLNLMEDFKSRGGEIHFCKNAMKAFNVPEEKVPEGCYIVPAGIRALVEWQEEGFRYVRA